The Candidatus Zymogenus saltonus genome contains the following window.
TTTGCCCCGCTGATGGCCGTCAAGGGGGACGGCTCCCTCATGAGCGAGTCCACCGCCAGAAAACGCCCCATCGAGACGATCCTCTCCGGCCCGGCGGCGTCGGTGGTGGGGGCAGGGGCACTCGTCCCGCGGGAGCGCCTTAAGGACAGCGTCATCATCGACATCGGCGGCACGACGTCGGACATTGCGGTCATGGGAGACGGGCGCCCCAGGCTATCCGACTCCGGCGCCAGGGTCGGGAAGTTCCGCACATTCGTCAGCGCCGTGGACGTAAGGACCGTAGGCCTCGGCGGGGACAGCTTCATCTACTACGGGGACTTAAGCGAGGCGGTGACGCTTGGGCCGGGGCGAATCCTCCCGATAGGGAGGCTCGCCGAACAATACCCGGTCGTTTTTGGGATGCTCGACTCCATGACTGAAGCGGATATTCAAGCGGCCCGAAAAATCCGCTACATGCCGACCGACTTCTTTGCGGCGGGCGTTATGCCAAAAGGGAGGGATCTCGATAGAGACGTAGTCGAGATGTACGAAGAGCTTAAACAAAGCCCCATCTCCCCCCTCTCGGGGTCGGAGTTCGGGGTAGGGAGAAAGAGGTTCAGGGTAGAGAGGGTGCTGGAAAGGATGATCAGGATGGGGGCGGCGGTGAGGGCTGGCCTTACCCCAACGGACGTTTTCAACGCCGATGGTAGGTCCGAGATCGGAATCGTCGAGGCGTCAAGGCTCGCCCTAAGCGTGGCGGCGGGGGCAGCCGGGATTTCGGCGGACGGTCTTGCTGAGCGCGTGATGGACGCCATCAGGGAGCGGATCGTCCTTGAGATCCTCTTTGCCGCCGTTGACGGAGATAAAAGGGGGGAGGGCGGAATTATCAATTTTAACGAATTCGGCGTCCTCTCCGGCGCCGTCAGGAGGTGGCTCTCGGGCGCGGAAAACGGAGACCCTGTATCTGTGGACATCAACCTCGGAAGGGAGATAATAGCAGTGGGGGCGCCCGCCGGGATATTCATTGGACCTTCAGCCGGGCGCCTGGGCGTCAAATACTCGGTGCCGGAGGAGGCCGGCGTGGCCAACGCCGTGGGGGCCGTGTCGGGGGTCGTTATGTCGACCATGAAGGCGTCGATAAGGTCGGACGATCTGGAAGGATATATCGTCTTTATGCCGGAGGAGAGGAGGGCCTTCAAGAAGCTGAGCGACGCCAGAGAGCACGCTTTTGGCGCCCTCAAGTCCGCCGTAACCGACGAGGTCGTTGAATCAGGCGGGGTGGACGTGGAGGTAAAGGAGGAGTGGAGGGACATTAATATAGAGAGCGGGGGAGCGAATATCTTGGTCGAGTCTGTGCTTACGGTCAGCGCCGTGGGGAGGCCCAATATTGGGAGATTGGATTGAGAGGTATGTATTGATAACTGAAAGATATTTGTTGATGTAATGCCCCGACAGGTGAGCGCCCGCAGTTCCGGAATAGTTGATATTGAAAAGAATTTATTAACGGTTTTTTTATGAAAAACGGCAATACCAAGGCTTCGATCAAAATAGTCTTACTCGGTATTCTTCTTTTTGGAATATCGCTGAGGCTTTACGAGATCGATGAGCCCTGGATCGGCGCTCACGACAGCTCCGGGGCGACAAACGGCAACGCGGCCGCATTTTTCCTCGAATACGGATTGGGTGAGACCGGCCCGATTATTGTCAAAGGCGTAAATTCGGCCGATCCCTTGTCGTTCAACTACTATATCAATCACCCCCCACTGAACCAGATAATCACGTACGGGTCGTATATCCTGTTTGGAAAAAGCGAGGCCTCCACACGCATAGTCCCAATAATATTCTCGATACTGTCGATTATCCTCACGTATATGATAGCGGTCAAGATATACGGGCCCGGGCCGTCGTTGTTGGTTGTCCTGTTCATGGCGATAAATCCGATTGAATCGTATTACGGGCGTCTCCCCCACATGTTTGTGGCCACCAAGTTTTTCGTTCTCCTTACCGTCTATCTCTACATCTTAT
Protein-coding sequences here:
- a CDS encoding hydantoinase/oxoprolinase family protein, with amino-acid sequence MGLKGSPLFLGIDTGGTFTDSVLIDAAGGSKTKVVARSKAPTTHRDLISGIRKSLSGLGDCDFGRVKMVGLSTTLATNAIVEGTGRPVALIVVGYDKGIKLSVGGIGTIITKRLKGGHDVKGKVAEPLDEKEAMRFVRSVHKDVEAFACASYFSVRNPEHENRVKKIISSITEKPVVLGHMLSMDLNADIRATTAALNAGLIPLISELMDSVKGAVLEMGIFAPLMAVKGDGSLMSESTARKRPIETILSGPAASVVGAGALVPRERLKDSVIIDIGGTTSDIAVMGDGRPRLSDSGARVGKFRTFVSAVDVRTVGLGGDSFIYYGDLSEAVTLGPGRILPIGRLAEQYPVVFGMLDSMTEADIQAARKIRYMPTDFFAAGVMPKGRDLDRDVVEMYEELKQSPISPLSGSEFGVGRKRFRVERVLERMIRMGAAVRAGLTPTDVFNADGRSEIGIVEASRLALSVAAGAAGISADGLAERVMDAIRERIVLEILFAAVDGDKRGEGGIINFNEFGVLSGAVRRWLSGAENGDPVSVDINLGREIIAVGAPAGIFIGPSAGRLGVKYSVPEEAGVANAVGAVSGVVMSTMKASIRSDDLEGYIVFMPEERRAFKKLSDAREHAFGALKSAVTDEVVESGGVDVEVKEEWRDINIESGGANILVESVLTVSAVGRPNIGRLD